The following proteins are encoded in a genomic region of Macrobrachium nipponense isolate FS-2020 chromosome 44, ASM1510439v2, whole genome shotgun sequence:
- the LOC135203949 gene encoding dentin sialophosphoprotein-like, producing MDDTAGDTRNDTTNGNICGTTHDTTGDTIDGVTDDAIDDTICGTLDYSIDDAVDDTTGDITDDTTNGNICGTTYDTIDDTTDGTIDDTTDDTVDETTDDTVDDHGSSGCSSSSSNSRRMEREMNNICNRSSSSSSSSSSSSSERKDRMGVSRGGNVGECEKKANVGESAQVYSPTMGESMLPAVRTRSAWVNEAPVVVSPDAS from the exons ATGGATGACACTGCAGGTGACACTAGAAATGACACCACAAATGGCAATATATGTGGGACCACACATGACACCACAGGTGACACCATAGATGGCGTCACAGATGACGCCATAGATGACACGATATGTGGCACCTTAGATTATTCCATAGATGACGCCGTGGATGACACTACAGGTGACATTACAGATGACACCACAAATGGCAACATATGTGGGACCACATATGACACCATAGATGACACCACAGATGGCACCATAGATGACACCACAGATGACACCGTAGATGAAACCACAGATGACACCGTAGATGATCATGG TAGTagtggttgtagtagtagtagtagtaacagcagAAGAATGGAAAGAGAAATGAACAACATTTGtaatcgtagtagtagtagtagtagtagtagtagtagtagtagtagtgagagAAAGGACAGAATGGGGGTATCACGTGGG GGAAATGTGGGTGAATGTGAGAAAAAGGCAAATGTTGGTGAATCTGCGCAAGTTTACTCCCCTACGATGGGCGAGTCCATGTTACCAGCTGTTCGTACTCGCAGCGCCTGGGTGAATGAGGCCCCAGTTGTAGTATCGCCAGACGCCAGTTGA